The Solanum lycopersicum chromosome 2, SLM_r2.1 DNA window CTACCTCCACCCCCGAGGCAAAAAGCTAGATGAGTTATAGTGTTGATGCAAATCTTAAGAAAAGATGATTTCTAGTTTAGGCCCAACAGAAAGTATTGAGTACCAAATGTTCTTCCTAGTATTGGGTTGAGCCCACTCTATATCGTTTGGGCAACTTTGTTAAGCACCCAATTTGTATGGGCTCTTTTCATTCAGGCGTTATTATAATTGGGCTGCCTTTCTACCAACAAAgctaatttacttttttattttatttctatcaactttttctttttcttccttttcatcGCATTTATAATAGCAGAAAACACGTGTCCGCTGAGACAAGTCACCATTAACATGACGTGGAAATTTTCTAAACACGTGTACTCTCTTTGTCCATTTCAACAAATTTGCTTCAGTCacatgaaaaaagaaatataaattgaTCAGTTTTACAAATCAATCAATTAATGGCAAATATGGAAACTTCGGCGAGGTCGGTAGATCCTCTAGTGGTCGGAAAGGTGATCGGAGATGTTTTGGACATGTTTGTTCCGGTGGTTGACTTTACGGTGGAGTATGCTTCCAAACAAATATCGAATAATGGAGTTGAAATTAAGCCAGCAGAAGCTGCACAAAAGCCTAGAGTTCATATAAAGGGTTCTCTTCATTCTAATAATCTTTACACCCTTGtaagattaattatttattatttgtactaTTTCAAAAGTCATCTAAGAGCAATCATAaaattagagttttttttttttttagaaaattaaatatgcaAATTGAGTgtctttttcaagaattttaatatttggtCCACTGTATTTTACAGGTTATGGCTGATCCAGATGCTCCTAGTCCAAGTGAACCGACTTTTAGAGAATGGCTCCATTGGTACGTACTCTATTCATTGTTGTTTCATTTTCTCCTTCAATTAGCCTGCATAcgtcttttatttaattttaaaactttatatttAAGTACCAATAAAGTAGTTTCGATATGATTATGCTACTATCTCTTTCAGGATTGTCACGGATATTCCTGAGGGAGGTGATGCCTCTCAAGGTATTAATTGAGATAACTATTATTAATTGTACCCTTTTTTAAGTTTCTAGATGCAGGGTAGCTACCAagttgttattactattatcgcACATGGTCTTTTTGTCGATGCATATACGAGTTGTTTGTTCACTTGGTGCAGGGAGGGAGATGGTGGAATATATGGGACCGAAGCCACCGGCAGGGATACATCGATACGTGTTCACTCTGTTTAGGCAGAAGGAGGCGGAGCAAGTGCCCCATAAACCACCACAAGGGCGATCCAATTTCAAGACTCGACAGTTTGCAAGTGACAATGGACTTGATCTTCCTGTGGCTGCACTGTACTTTAATTCACAAAAG harbors:
- the SP2G gene encoding protein SELF PRUNING 2G, yielding MANMETSARSVDPLVVGKVIGDVLDMFVPVVDFTVEYASKQISNNGVEIKPAEAAQKPRVHIKGSLHSNNLYTLVMADPDAPSPSEPTFREWLHWIVTDIPEGGDASQGREMVEYMGPKPPAGIHRYVFTLFRQKEAEQVPHKPPQGRSNFKTRQFASDNGLDLPVAALYFNSQKEHAAHH